A window of Pedobacter lusitanus contains these coding sequences:
- a CDS encoding DUF4276 family protein — MIKVGLVGEDPNDTSSLKILLNKKYSGHVHFQPLLKRIKGHQLDSVKTKRAVGLEMSEHKCNFILFIRDLDGLHTQKDLIKAKNDWFSSLDQVCGNQNIFLLNIWELEAMIFGDIETFNKKYGTVIKADKNPMMISNPKEELKRATFKGRKRFEESHCPEIFEALNFDLVVKRCDFFGDFISQFDEKLKIKSK, encoded by the coding sequence ATGATTAAAGTAGGACTTGTAGGCGAAGACCCGAATGACACATCTTCTTTGAAGATATTACTGAATAAAAAATATAGTGGCCATGTACATTTCCAACCATTATTGAAACGCATCAAAGGCCACCAGCTGGATAGCGTAAAAACGAAAAGAGCTGTTGGATTAGAAATGTCCGAGCATAAATGCAATTTCATTCTGTTCATTCGTGATCTGGACGGTTTACATACTCAAAAAGACTTGATAAAAGCTAAAAATGATTGGTTCTCCTCTCTAGATCAGGTGTGTGGAAATCAGAATATCTTTCTCTTAAATATATGGGAACTGGAGGCAATGATTTTTGGAGATATCGAAACATTTAACAAAAAATATGGGACTGTAATCAAAGCAGATAAAAACCCCATGATGATTTCAAACCCTAAAGAAGAATTAAAGAGAGCTACTTTCAAAGGACGCAAACGATTTGAAGAATCTCACTGTCCGGAAATCTTCGAAGCCCTTAATTTTGATCTTGTCGTAAAGAGATGCGATTTTTTCGGAGACTTCATATCACAATTTGATGAAAAACTGAAAATTAAATCAAAATAA
- the purN gene encoding phosphoribosylglycinamide formyltransferase: MKKRIAIFASGSGSNAQKIMELFKHSPEVEIALVLTNNPDAYVLQRADNFEIPSHIFDRKEFYQTDSIIDLLKNLDIDLIVLAGFLWLIPQNLIAEYPGRIINIHPAILPKFGGKGMYGDHVHKAVLAAGESEGGITIHYVNENYDEGEYIYQAKYKIDKDDNLEMVKFKGQQLEHQHYPRIVESILKKIKK, translated from the coding sequence ATGAAAAAACGTATAGCAATCTTTGCCTCCGGTTCGGGTTCCAATGCCCAGAAAATCATGGAACTGTTTAAACACAGTCCCGAAGTAGAAATTGCGCTGGTATTAACCAATAATCCTGATGCATACGTTTTACAGCGTGCAGATAATTTTGAAATTCCTTCACATATTTTTGACAGAAAAGAATTCTACCAGACAGACTCAATTATTGATCTGTTAAAAAACCTGGACATAGACCTGATTGTTCTTGCAGGTTTCCTCTGGCTTATCCCTCAAAATCTGATTGCGGAATATCCCGGCCGTATTATCAATATTCATCCTGCTATATTACCTAAATTTGGCGGTAAGGGGATGTATGGCGATCATGTACATAAAGCAGTACTGGCTGCAGGTGAGAGTGAAGGCGGTATCACTATTCATTATGTAAATGAAAATTATGATGAAGGGGAATATATCTATCAGGCCAAATATAAAATTGATAAAGATGACAATTTGGAAATGGTAAAATTCAAGGGGCAACAGCTTGAACACCAGCATTATCCAAGAATCGTCGAGAGTATTTTAAAAAAGATAAAAAAATAA
- the purH gene encoding bifunctional phosphoribosylaminoimidazolecarboxamide formyltransferase/IMP cyclohydrolase, whose translation MSQQIKIKNALISVYYKDGLEPLVRLLAQQGVQLFSTGGTEQFIKDLNLPVTAVEDLTGYPSILGGRVKTLHPKVFGGILNRRNLNEDKAQIAEYEIPEIDLVIVDLYPFEETLKAGGSEAEIIEKIDIGGISLIRAAAKNFNDVVILASKDDYATLQQQLEEQNGETTLAQRKAYAKKAFHTSSHYDTAIFNYFNTEEPLTLFKQSINTAKTLRYGENPHQQGVFYGDLDEMFTKLNGKELSYNNLVDVDAAVSLIDEFTEPTFAILKHTNACGIASRETIGQAWDDALACDPVSAFGGVLIANREIDLATATEINKLFFEVLIAPSYQPEAVELFRAKKNRVILQRNAVELGKKQFKTLLNGVIEQDKDLIVEGPDQMVTVTEKSPSADELKDLFFANKIVKHTKSNTIVFVKNNTLLASGVGQTSRVDALKQAIVKADAFNFSLIGSVMASDAFFPFPDCVEIAAGAGITAVLQPGGSIKDADSINMANEKGIAMVTTGIRHFKH comes from the coding sequence ATGAGTCAACAAATAAAGATCAAAAACGCTTTAATCTCAGTATATTACAAAGATGGCCTGGAACCACTTGTTCGCTTGCTTGCACAGCAAGGTGTTCAATTGTTTTCTACAGGTGGAACAGAACAGTTCATTAAAGACTTGAATTTACCTGTTACAGCTGTTGAAGATCTGACAGGTTACCCGTCAATTTTAGGCGGTAGGGTTAAAACTTTGCATCCAAAAGTTTTTGGAGGTATCTTAAACCGCAGAAACCTGAATGAAGACAAGGCCCAGATTGCGGAATATGAAATTCCTGAAATCGACCTGGTTATCGTTGATTTATATCCTTTTGAAGAAACACTTAAAGCTGGTGGTTCTGAAGCAGAAATCATTGAAAAAATTGACATTGGCGGTATTTCCCTGATCAGAGCTGCTGCAAAAAACTTTAATGATGTAGTAATTCTGGCCTCAAAGGATGATTACGCTACCTTACAACAACAATTAGAAGAACAAAACGGAGAAACTACTTTAGCACAGCGTAAAGCTTATGCTAAAAAAGCATTTCATACTTCTTCTCACTACGATACTGCGATCTTCAATTATTTCAATACGGAAGAGCCGCTTACTTTATTTAAACAAAGCATTAATACCGCTAAAACTTTACGTTACGGAGAAAACCCGCATCAGCAAGGTGTTTTTTACGGTGATCTTGATGAAATGTTCACCAAATTAAACGGAAAAGAACTTTCTTACAATAACCTGGTTGATGTTGATGCGGCAGTAAGTCTGATTGATGAATTCACTGAACCTACTTTCGCTATCTTAAAGCACACCAATGCCTGCGGTATTGCTTCGAGAGAAACAATCGGACAAGCATGGGATGATGCGCTGGCCTGTGATCCTGTATCTGCTTTTGGTGGTGTACTGATCGCAAACCGCGAAATTGACCTGGCTACAGCTACAGAAATTAATAAATTATTCTTTGAGGTTTTAATTGCCCCTTCTTATCAGCCTGAAGCAGTGGAACTGTTCAGAGCAAAAAAGAACAGAGTAATTCTGCAGCGTAATGCTGTTGAATTAGGTAAAAAACAATTCAAGACTTTATTGAATGGCGTAATTGAGCAAGACAAGGATTTAATCGTTGAAGGACCTGATCAAATGGTTACTGTAACTGAAAAATCACCATCAGCCGACGAGCTTAAAGATCTTTTCTTTGCAAATAAAATTGTAAAACATACTAAATCGAACACAATTGTGTTTGTAAAGAACAACACTTTACTGGCGAGTGGTGTTGGGCAGACTTCAAGAGTTGATGCTTTGAAACAGGCAATTGTAAAAGCGGATGCTTTTAATTTTAGCTTAATCGGATCGGTAATGGCCTCAGACGCCTTTTTCCCTTTCCCTGACTGTGTTGAAATTGCAGCCGGAGCAGGCATTACAGCTGTTTTGCAGCCGGGTGGTTCAATTAAAGATGCTGATTCCATTAACATGGCAAACGAAAAAGGTATTGCAATGGTAACCACTGGTATCAGACATTTTAAGCACTAA
- a CDS encoding rod shape-determining protein has product MGLFNWFTQEVAIDLGTANTLIIHNDKVVVDEPSIVAFDRQTNKIIAIGRQAMQMEGKTHDNIRTVRPLKDGVIADFNAAEAMIKGMIRMLNGGKGWMFPSLRMVICIPSGITEVEKRAVRDSAEIAGAKEVYLIHEPMAAAVGIGIDVEEPMGNMIIDIGGGTTEIAVIALSGIVCDQSIRVAGDNFDSDIVNYIRRQHNIMIGDRTAEKIKIEVGAALPELSDPPADFAVQGRDLMTGVPKQITVSYTEIAHCLDKSISKIEEAILKALEITPPELSADIYQTGIYLTGGGALLRGLDKRVAAKTKLPVHVAEDPLRAVVRGTGIALKNIGGYKFLMQ; this is encoded by the coding sequence ATGGGTTTATTTAACTGGTTCACACAAGAGGTTGCCATCGATTTAGGCACCGCCAACACCCTGATAATACACAATGATAAAGTGGTTGTTGATGAGCCTTCAATAGTTGCTTTTGACAGACAAACAAATAAAATTATCGCAATAGGCCGTCAGGCGATGCAGATGGAGGGTAAAACCCACGATAACATCCGTACCGTAAGACCATTAAAGGATGGTGTTATCGCCGACTTTAATGCCGCAGAAGCTATGATCAAAGGAATGATCCGTATGCTGAATGGTGGAAAAGGCTGGATGTTTCCTTCTTTAAGAATGGTAATCTGTATTCCTTCAGGAATTACTGAGGTAGAGAAACGTGCGGTAAGAGATTCAGCTGAAATTGCAGGCGCCAAAGAGGTTTATTTAATACACGAGCCAATGGCTGCTGCGGTAGGTATAGGTATTGACGTAGAAGAACCAATGGGAAATATGATTATCGATATTGGTGGTGGTACTACTGAAATTGCTGTAATTGCACTATCAGGTATCGTCTGCGATCAGTCTATCCGCGTTGCGGGAGATAACTTCGACTCGGATATCGTCAATTATATCCGTCGTCAGCATAATATTATGATTGGTGACCGTACAGCAGAAAAAATCAAGATTGAAGTTGGTGCTGCTTTACCGGAACTATCAGATCCGCCAGCTGATTTCGCAGTACAGGGAAGAGATCTGATGACAGGTGTACCTAAACAGATTACGGTTTCCTATACTGAAATTGCACACTGTCTTGACAAGTCTATCTCTAAAATTGAAGAAGCAATTCTGAAAGCATTAGAGATTACTCCTCCGGAACTTTCTGCTGATATTTATCAGACTGGTATTTATCTTACCGGTGGTGGTGCACTATTGCGCGGACTGGACAAACGTGTGGCAGCTAAAACCAAACTTCCTGTACACGTGGCAGAAGATCCTTTACGTGCGGTTGTTCGTGGTACAGGTATTGCCCTGAAAAATATCGGTGGCTATAAGTTTTTAATGCAATAA
- the mreC gene encoding rod shape-determining protein MreC: MRNLWIFINRYNAFFLFVIFFTIGIILTVKNNAYQRSVTLNSTNEVVGHAYEKLNVFKRYMNLGTVNDSLALENAKLNTALLALKNIDSAKNTVVKDTATHVQYTYLAARVIKNSITLRNNIITINKGALDGIESGMAVISAGRGVVGIIRDVSPHLATIESLLNKDAKISVSIKSTKALGSLVWGDRNSDYRTAFIKDVPNHFKVKLKDTVITSGFGSFPPGIQVGTISNRGISTGDNFLTIQINLFNDFSTLQYVYVIKDKFSEEEKALESKLPNEQ; this comes from the coding sequence ATGCGTAACCTTTGGATTTTCATTAACAGATACAACGCATTTTTCCTGTTTGTCATTTTTTTTACCATTGGTATCATCCTGACTGTTAAAAATAATGCTTACCAAAGGAGTGTGACCCTAAACTCAACAAATGAGGTTGTAGGGCATGCCTATGAAAAATTAAATGTATTTAAAAGATACATGAATCTGGGTACAGTAAATGACAGTCTTGCACTGGAAAATGCAAAATTGAATACTGCCCTTTTAGCGCTAAAAAATATTGACAGCGCTAAAAACACCGTGGTTAAAGATACTGCCACACATGTTCAGTACACCTATCTGGCAGCCAGAGTAATCAAAAACTCTATCACGCTCAGAAATAATATTATCACCATAAATAAAGGAGCCCTGGATGGTATAGAAAGCGGTATGGCCGTCATCTCTGCCGGCAGAGGTGTAGTGGGCATTATTCGTGATGTTTCCCCTCACCTGGCCACTATAGAGTCCCTGTTAAATAAAGATGCCAAAATCAGTGTAAGCATCAAATCAACAAAAGCACTGGGCTCACTGGTATGGGGAGACAGGAATTCAGATTACAGAACTGCTTTTATCAAAGATGTTCCCAACCATTTCAAAGTAAAATTAAAGGATACGGTCATCACCTCAGGTTTTGGATCATTCCCTCCTGGAATACAGGTAGGAACAATCAGTAACAGAGGGATCTCAACAGGAGATAATTTCCTGACTATCCAGATTAATCTTTTCAATGATTTCAGTACTTTACAGTATGTTTATGTAATCAAGGATAAATTTTCAGAAGAAGAAAAAGCGCTAGAATCAAAATTGCCGAATGAACAGTAG